A window of the Salvelinus alpinus chromosome 25, SLU_Salpinus.1, whole genome shotgun sequence genome harbors these coding sequences:
- the LOC139553462 gene encoding XK-related protein 6-like: protein MAAQSDGGGWGGTGEGVGEGVFDGDTEGDCQPLESAAIHICLCCHSAVCYWGCRSNCLGNLLGEDTTGGIGGTGVGRGSGLRETRCPPEEGLWLDCLWLILALLVFFWDVGTDLLLAADYYTRQDYLWFGLTLFLVLVPSIVVQILSFRWFTQDYSGECLTTCLGTVDCSKGGEREKLTRREPADQRWIYPGTDRVRVASVWLWQITIHILQLGQVWRYIRTLYLGIQSHRMKELKEAQRRFYWAMMFEYADVNMLRLLETFLESAPQLVLQLCIMIQQNRAETLQCISSLGSLLSLSWVLASYHKLLRDSRDDQRSLSYRGALLHLLWRLFTISSRVLSLALFASLFHLYFGIFVVLHWCGMALWVVHGGTDFCMSRWEEVLFNMVVGIVYIFCWFNVKEGHTRGRMVAYYSVVLAENTLLTGLWYVYRDHAETDIYAVPALCGVYLSFAGGVLVMLLYYGLLHPSHTHPTPASTCCDELLWGNPLPPSAPPTPAHLTNSSHSDDVITDSCLPVFQVRSEPPTSRHFEGPLIKIDMPRKRYPAWDAHYVDRRLRRTINLLQYLTPAAAGIRYRDRSLLYELLQYESSL from the exons ATGGCCGCTCAGTCTGATGGAGGGGGATGGGGAGGAACGGGGGAGGGTGTGGGGGAGGGGGTGTTTGatggagacacagagggagactgTCAGCCTCTGGAATCTGCAGCCATTCACATCTGTCTCTGTTGCCACTCTGCTGTCTGCTATTGGGGCTGTCGCTCCAACTGCCTGGGAAACCTGCTGGGGGAGGACACTactgg AGGGATTGGAGGGACCGGAGTTGGCAGGGGTAGCGGTTTAAGGGAGACTCGCTGCCCGCCAGAGGAGGGCCTGTGGCTGGACTgtctctggctgatcctggctctCCTCGTCTTCTTTTGGGACGTGGGAACAGACCTACTTCTCGCTGCGGACTACTACACCAGACAGGACTATCTGTGGTTTGGTCTGACGCTTTTTCTTGTGCTGGTGCCGTCGATTGTAGTTCAGATCCTGAGCTTCCGCTGGTTCACCCAGGACTACAGCGGAGAGTGTCTGACAACCTGCCTGGGGACAGTGGACTGCagcaagggaggagagagagaaaagctgaCCAGGCGAGAGCCAGCCGACCAAAGATGGATTTATCCCGGGACAGACCGGGTAAGAGTGGCCTCAGTGTGGCTGTGGCAGATCACCATACACATTCTACAGCTGGGACAGGTCTGGAG GTATATCCGTACGTTGTACCTGGGTATCCAGTCCCACCGTATGAAGGAGCTTAAGGAGGCCCAGAGGAGGTTCTACTGGGCCATGATGTTTGAGTATGCAGACGTCAACATGCTGCGGCTACTGGAGACCTTCCTGGAGTCAGCTCCTCAACTAGTACTACAGCTCTGTATTATGATACAGCAGAACCGTGCTGAAACTCTACAGT gtatATCTAGTCTAGGCTCTCTTCTGTCTCTATCCTGGGTGTTGGCTTCGTACCACAAGCTCCTGCGTGACTCCAGGGACGACCAGCGCAGTCTGAGTTACCGCGGTGCCCTTCTCCACCTTCTCTGGCGCCTCTTCACCATCTCCTCCcgcgttctctctctcgccctcttcgCCTCCCTCTTCCACCTGTACTTTGGCATCTTTGTGGTGCTCCACTGGTGTGGCATGGCACTGTGGGTGGTGCATGGAGGAACAGACTTCTGTATGTCTcgctgggaggaggtgctgttTAACATGGTGGTGGGCATCGTCTACATCTTCTGTTGGTTCAACGTCAAGGAGGGACACACCAGGGGACGCATGGTTGCTTACTACTCTGTGGTACTGGCTGAGAATACACTTCTCACCGGACTGTG gtaTGTGTATCGTGACCATGCAGAAACAGACATCTACGCGGTGCCAGCGttgtgtggtgtctacctgtccTTTGCGGGTGGAGTACTGGTGATGCTTCTATACTACGGCCTTCtccacccctcacacacacaccccaccccggCCTCAACCTGCTGTGACGAGCTGCTGTGGGGTAACCCCCTGCCCCCCTCCGCCCCGCCAACCCCAGCCCACCTGACCAACTCTTCCCACAGTGATGACGTCATCACAGACAGCTGTCTGCCGGTGTTCCAGGTGCGTTCAGAGCCCCCCACCTCACGCCATTTCGAGGGTCCTCTGATAAAGATTGACATGCCCAGGAAACGTTACCCGGCCTGGGACGCTCACTACGTGGACAGACGGCTGCGAAGAACCATCAACCTACTGCAGTACCTGACACCTGCAGCCGCAGGCATTCGATACAGGGACAGATCTCTGCTCTATGAACTACTGCAGTACGAGTCTTCTCtctga